One window of the Neorickettsia findlayensis genome contains the following:
- a CDS encoding TRAP transporter permease has protein sequence MVRKEDYEHLTESELGSRPPKGTLLYMVISCVALAWAFFQLWVASPLQFHLANYIGSNAFIFNDFQVRALHLAFGLFLSLSMFPAFSTSEKRYIPITDWLLSSMGICACLYLVVFYRQIALRLGIPTIIDLLIAACGICALLEAARRTVGFAVVAVVLVFLFYSRFGEVMPDVIAHKNYMFSAIASQQWFSTEGVFGTAISVSADFVFLYVLFGGLLEKTGTGNFFIELSFLLLNRFRGGPAKAAVVSSGLMGMISGSSIANTITVGSLTIPMMKKMGFSAEKAAAIEVSAGINGQIMPPVMGAAAFLMAEYLSIPYIEVVKHAFLPAILTYIALLYIVHIEACKLGAMPQVIPDAKRMKLYTMIWYLLLVCASIAVLVSGLYVLIEGFLHFSGLKMIAGPYVTLVMGGLCGLVYIFLLWYQYTLNKAADVDRSSVAFKLKTGLHHFLPLIILVWCLLVERMSPALSAYWTILFLFFELLTKEIIVNALERRYGFYSALRVGFVNCINAMIMSSKNMTVVAVATAAAGIIVGSVSLTGIGLKIGGVLDVVSNGNLLLTLFLTAVMCIVLGMGMPTTACYIIVSTLMVPVLMYVTDKSGIVLTLFSVHLFVFYFGLMADVTPPVGLASYAAAAIAGGNAIMTGVQAFLYNIRTMLLPFLFVLDPQILGFNLSGPLDLFQVVVFCILGIISVTAGSQGYFLIKSKFYESVILFFVGIALLAPSIFVNLVTPEYLPLEMNEHILERSSDSKRIMVVLQERSFFGNPEVKKVTIQSGVDSTIEQKLRSCGVVAAYDGDRMLNVISVDQNARAQCATFDTSMKIAQIMVSQPQMPKWVVYATAFLLFSCIFLSQRKRKVS, from the coding sequence ATGGTTCGAAAGGAAGATTATGAACATCTGACCGAGTCTGAGCTCGGTTCTCGCCCACCAAAGGGTACATTGTTGTACATGGTCATTTCTTGTGTAGCGTTAGCTTGGGCATTTTTTCAGCTTTGGGTTGCGTCTCCTCTACAGTTCCATCTGGCGAATTATATTGGTTCAAATGCTTTCATTTTCAACGATTTTCAAGTGCGTGCTTTACACCTTGCATTTGGGCTTTTCTTATCTTTGTCGATGTTCCCAGCTTTCTCGACTTCAGAGAAGAGGTACATCCCTATTACGGACTGGTTGCTGAGCTCCATGGGTATATGTGCGTGTTTATATCTAGTGGTCTTTTACAGGCAGATTGCGCTGAGACTTGGAATTCCAACGATAATTGATCTGCTGATTGCTGCATGTGGAATATGTGCTCTCCTCGAGGCTGCACGTAGAACAGTAGGTTTTGCGGTCGTGGCTGTTGTGTTGGTGTTTCTTTTCTATTCTAGATTTGGTGAAGTTATGCCAGATGTTATTGCCCACAAGAACTATATGTTCTCAGCAATTGCTTCACAGCAGTGGTTTTCTACCGAAGGTGTGTTTGGGACAGCTATTTCCGTATCTGCAGACTTTGTTTTCTTGTATGTCCTTTTTGGGGGTCTTTTGGAAAAGACAGGTACAGGGAATTTCTTTATCGAACTTTCATTTTTACTTTTAAACAGATTTAGAGGTGGACCTGCGAAAGCTGCTGTAGTGTCTTCGGGACTTATGGGGATGATTTCTGGTTCTTCAATTGCGAACACTATTACTGTTGGTTCATTGACCATTCCTATGATGAAGAAAATGGGCTTCAGCGCTGAAAAGGCTGCTGCTATAGAAGTTTCTGCTGGGATAAATGGTCAGATTATGCCTCCAGTAATGGGAGCTGCTGCGTTTCTGATGGCAGAGTACCTTTCTATTCCCTATATCGAAGTTGTAAAACATGCCTTTTTACCCGCAATTTTAACGTATATAGCGCTTCTATATATTGTTCACATTGAAGCCTGTAAGCTTGGTGCCATGCCTCAAGTTATTCCAGATGCCAAGAGGATGAAGCTCTATACCATGATTTGGTATTTGTTGCTTGTTTGTGCATCCATTGCAGTTCTTGTTTCCGGTCTCTACGTCCTTATAGAGGGGTTTCTACATTTCTCAGGTCTGAAAATGATTGCCGGTCCTTACGTTACGCTTGTCATGGGTGGGTTGTGTGGATTAGTATACATTTTTCTCCTGTGGTACCAATACACGCTGAACAAGGCGGCGGATGTTGATAGATCTAGTGTGGCCTTTAAGTTAAAAACGGGCTTACATCACTTTTTACCTCTGATCATTCTGGTATGGTGCCTTCTTGTGGAGCGAATGTCTCCGGCGCTTTCTGCTTATTGGACGATACTTTTTCTATTTTTTGAGTTACTTACGAAAGAAATCATTGTGAATGCTCTTGAGCGTAGGTATGGGTTTTATTCTGCACTGCGTGTTGGTTTCGTTAACTGCATTAATGCAATGATAATGAGTTCAAAGAACATGACAGTGGTTGCAGTTGCAACTGCAGCAGCAGGTATAATTGTTGGTTCGGTTTCTTTGACGGGCATAGGATTGAAAATTGGTGGCGTACTAGATGTTGTTTCTAATGGAAACCTTTTATTGACCCTGTTTCTTACAGCAGTAATGTGTATAGTCCTGGGAATGGGGATGCCTACTACAGCATGCTACATTATTGTTTCAACTTTGATGGTCCCTGTATTAATGTATGTGACAGATAAGAGTGGGATAGTACTTACACTATTTTCGGTTCACTTATTTGTCTTCTATTTTGGTCTTATGGCTGATGTTACACCCCCGGTAGGTTTAGCCTCATATGCAGCTGCAGCTATAGCGGGTGGCAACGCAATCATGACGGGAGTGCAGGCATTTTTATACAACATTAGAACCATGTTACTTCCATTTTTGTTTGTTTTAGACCCTCAAATCTTAGGATTTAACCTTTCAGGTCCTTTGGATTTGTTCCAGGTTGTTGTTTTCTGCATACTGGGAATAATATCCGTAACTGCAGGATCACAAGGTTACTTTCTCATCAAGAGCAAGTTTTACGAGTCGGTTATACTTTTCTTCGTGGGAATCGCCCTTTTAGCTCCTTCCATTTTTGTGAATCTTGTCACACCGGAATACCTGCCACTCGAAATGAATGAACATATCTTAGAAAGATCCAGTGACTCTAAAAGGATTATGGTTGTGCTGCAAGAACGAAGTTTTTTTGGCAACCCTGAAGTAAAAAAGGTCACAATACAGAGCGGTGTTGACAGTACGATAGAACAAAAGCTTCGTTCCTGTGGAGTAGTAGCAGCATATGACGGGGACCGTATGCTGAATGTTATATCAGTCGATCAAAATGCAAGAGCTCAATGTGCCACATTTGATACCTCTATGAAGATTGCACAAATTATGGTGTCACAACCGCAGATGCCAAAGTGGGTCGTATACGCTACAGCTTTTTTACTATTTTCTTGTATTTTTCTGAGCCAGAGGAAGCGTAAAGTGTCCTAA
- a CDS encoding CvpA family protein produces MFDLVLLFVFLLTVLVGVLRGAIKEVFSAAVIIISVMFTYHNANVFLELFDVKPGPIVAPLSGVSVFITSFVILGLINGWVMYLIAPVRLGPADRVLGGFFGVLRGIAYCYLLFAMLNVFYYALNGDEIEDSSREPGYYLPIWLKSAKSFSALNYLDSAVNSVIPDEVFVSLRTYSATFHNNSPESSRSDERVFLPGLLDSLLDEK; encoded by the coding sequence ATGTTCGATCTAGTATTGTTATTTGTCTTCCTTCTCACAGTTCTCGTTGGTGTACTGAGGGGTGCAATTAAGGAAGTTTTCAGTGCTGCTGTTATCATTATTTCCGTGATGTTCACTTATCATAATGCCAATGTCTTTCTCGAGTTGTTTGACGTCAAACCTGGGCCGATAGTTGCTCCGCTTTCAGGGGTATCTGTTTTTATCACTAGTTTTGTTATTCTGGGCCTTATAAATGGCTGGGTTATGTATCTTATTGCTCCGGTAAGATTGGGGCCTGCAGATAGAGTATTGGGCGGTTTTTTTGGTGTTCTTCGGGGGATTGCGTATTGCTATTTGCTGTTTGCTATGCTCAACGTCTTCTACTATGCCCTGAACGGGGATGAGATAGAAGATAGCTCGAGAGAGCCTGGGTATTATCTTCCCATATGGTTAAAAAGTGCTAAGAGTTTTAGTGCACTTAACTATCTGGACAGTGCCGTTAATTCGGTTATTCCAGATGAAGTCTTTGTTTCTTTGCGTACCTATTCAGCGACTTTTCACAACAATTCCCCCGAATCAAGTAGAAGCGATGAGAGGGTGTTTCTTCCAGGGCTGTTAGACTCTCTTCTTGACGAGAAGTAA
- a CDS encoding superoxide dismutase — protein sequence MTVILPDLPYHRDALEPLISEKTLSFHYDKHHSGYVNKLNELLVNKELNHGYGLVDIIKKSYGREGCEGIFNNAAQVWNHSFYWNSMCSPLHKPQPDDAFMGQVVRDFGSLDALKEQLGLAAIGQFGSGWAWLAFDKLKDKLVVLKTSNAETPLTVEGLSPLLVIDVWEHAYYLDYQNRRPDYVAAFLGQLLNWEFASTNYAASV from the coding sequence ATGACAGTTATATTACCGGACCTGCCTTACCATAGGGATGCCCTGGAGCCACTCATCTCTGAGAAGACTTTGAGCTTTCATTATGACAAGCATCATTCAGGTTATGTAAATAAGCTAAATGAGCTGTTGGTCAATAAAGAACTCAATCACGGGTATGGGTTGGTGGATATCATAAAAAAAAGTTATGGAAGGGAAGGTTGTGAAGGAATTTTCAACAACGCTGCACAAGTTTGGAACCACTCATTCTATTGGAACTCAATGTGCTCCCCATTGCATAAACCTCAACCGGACGATGCTTTTATGGGACAGGTCGTGCGAGATTTTGGTAGTCTTGACGCATTAAAGGAACAGCTTGGTCTTGCTGCTATCGGTCAGTTTGGTAGCGGATGGGCATGGCTAGCTTTCGATAAGTTGAAAGATAAACTGGTAGTTCTCAAAACATCTAATGCCGAAACGCCATTAACTGTGGAGGGTTTGTCTCCATTGCTTGTGATTGATGTGTGGGAGCATGCTTATTACCTAGATTATCAGAATCGTAGGCCCGATTATGTAGCGGCATTTTTGGGTCAATTGCTTAATTGGGAGTTTGCTTCCACAAATTATGCTGCATCTGTATAA
- the tsaB gene encoding tRNA (adenosine(37)-N6)-threonylcarbamoyltransferase complex dimerization subunit type 1 TsaB, which yields MNVMSVDSSGEFNFSVAIVKDGEITSSKAIEGRFSEHFFPFLFSLERKTFEEIDLFAVNTGPGSYTGIRAAIAALQGLSIFSNKKLVGLNAFSVVLDKFERNNKEKMKNWNTIAIVLRGYNDSFFYLKELKRNFEEHTKIVRIDRKDLGKICSDILLTNIPGCGHICEVSAEDLALLALQQKDFKNELQPVVPLYI from the coding sequence ATGAATGTCATGTCCGTTGACTCATCGGGGGAGTTTAATTTTTCTGTGGCAATCGTAAAAGATGGTGAAATAACTTCCTCTAAGGCAATCGAGGGCAGATTTTCCGAGCATTTTTTTCCCTTTCTTTTCTCTCTAGAAAGGAAAACCTTCGAGGAGATTGATTTATTCGCTGTAAATACGGGACCGGGAAGCTATACTGGCATTAGGGCAGCAATAGCAGCTCTCCAAGGGCTGTCAATTTTCTCGAATAAGAAGCTTGTAGGTCTCAATGCTTTCTCGGTTGTGCTTGATAAATTCGAGAGGAACAATAAGGAAAAGATGAAAAACTGGAACACGATTGCAATAGTGCTACGTGGATACAACGACTCATTTTTTTATCTTAAAGAGCTCAAAAGAAATTTCGAGGAACATACGAAAATTGTCAGAATAGACCGAAAAGATTTGGGAAAGATTTGCTCGGACATTTTACTGACCAACATCCCCGGTTGCGGACATATTTGTGAGGTCTCTGCGGAAGATTTAGCTCTACTGGCACTTCAGCAGAAAGATTTCAAAAATGAACTTCAACCCGTCGTTCCACTCTACATATAG